A genomic stretch from Chitinophaga lutea includes:
- a CDS encoding nuclear transport factor 2 family protein, which produces MKNQALQTVQQFLAAVQQFDVPQLQALLHPAVKWQAPGSNRFSGEKQNAGEVFEMVGGMMAASGNTFSLAEIKSVAVNGNRVACVLRFTASREGAVMDTDNTDVYTVENGQITAVEAFATEPEKEDAFWGK; this is translated from the coding sequence ATGAAAAATCAGGCATTACAAACCGTTCAGCAATTTTTAGCAGCCGTACAACAGTTCGATGTTCCCCAATTGCAGGCCTTGCTGCACCCGGCCGTAAAATGGCAGGCGCCGGGCAGTAACCGCTTTTCCGGCGAAAAACAAAATGCCGGCGAGGTATTTGAAATGGTCGGGGGCATGATGGCGGCTTCGGGCAACACATTCTCCCTGGCGGAAATCAAATCCGTGGCAGTGAACGGCAACAGGGTGGCCTGCGTGCTGCGCTTCACCGCCAGCCGCGAAGGCGCCGTGATGGATACCGATAACACAGATGTTTATACGGTGGAAAACGGGCAGATCACCGCAGTGGAGGCTTTCGCCACGGAGCCGGAGAAGGAGGATGCGTTTTGGGGAAAATAA
- a CDS encoding DUF4822 domain-containing protein, which produces MTITWKKLALAFFTACTIAACNKDEAPSPSTPENGNAILASTRWTTTVVRDSAGNDVTAANMGFVGLADYLPDGNYIFYNMDGTPRGDEGYYFITPKNDKRILVSRTRNYTRVVDVVKLTRELFTYRVVNGAGARVDVEHKPIKK; this is translated from the coding sequence ATGACAATCACCTGGAAAAAACTGGCGCTGGCATTCTTTACTGCCTGCACTATCGCCGCCTGCAACAAAGACGAAGCACCGTCTCCATCCACGCCGGAAAACGGCAACGCCATCCTCGCTTCCACCCGCTGGACCACCACCGTGGTAAGGGATTCCGCCGGTAACGACGTCACCGCCGCCAACATGGGCTTCGTAGGCCTGGCCGACTACCTGCCGGACGGGAATTACATTTTTTATAACATGGATGGTACGCCCCGCGGCGACGAAGGGTACTATTTTATCACCCCTAAAAACGACAAACGTATTCTGGTATCCCGCACCCGCAACTACACGCGCGTGGTGGACGTGGTGAAGCTCACCCGCGAGCTGTTTACCTACCGGGTAGTCAATGGCGCCGGCGCCCGGGTGGATGTGGAGCACAAACCCATCAAAAAATAA
- a CDS encoding AraC family transcriptional regulator — translation MEDQRKRMALNLLAFAAQRDADVPQLCRLSGFPKGLPGKEPVTPRQLEQLWLNTGHMLNDPLVGLHLGESLQAAALGVVGEIVQSSATAGEALTLAASLAHLVTDLFTMEVVQHGKSFTVRYVPLKDQTSFVFRQLMDFFMVFTIHELDGLLLQKIKPKAVRFPYTMGEPAEYERVLRCKPGRRAGEFSIEFDGRYWDEPVITANYELQRMLLQKAHAIAPPAPEQSLHARIHHYLLTNAYLGIISLEDIAANFNTSARSLQRRLKDEGVKFQDVADDVRKTLALHYLSSGNYPLKEVSGMLGYNELSAFTRAFKRWTGNTPGHYQQN, via the coding sequence ATGGAAGATCAGCGAAAAAGAATGGCGCTCAACCTGCTCGCGTTTGCGGCGCAGCGCGACGCAGACGTTCCGCAGCTCTGCCGGCTGTCGGGTTTCCCGAAAGGCCTGCCGGGCAAAGAACCCGTTACACCTCGGCAGCTCGAACAATTGTGGCTGAACACCGGTCATATGCTCAACGATCCGCTGGTGGGGCTGCACCTGGGCGAATCGCTGCAGGCAGCCGCGCTCGGCGTTGTGGGCGAAATCGTACAAAGCAGCGCCACCGCCGGTGAAGCCCTGACGCTTGCAGCTTCGCTGGCGCACCTGGTCACCGACCTCTTTACCATGGAAGTGGTACAGCATGGGAAGTCGTTCACCGTGCGCTACGTTCCCCTGAAAGACCAGACTTCTTTCGTGTTCCGGCAGCTGATGGACTTTTTCATGGTGTTCACCATTCATGAACTGGACGGGCTGCTGCTGCAGAAAATAAAACCCAAGGCAGTACGATTTCCCTACACCATGGGCGAACCGGCGGAATATGAAAGAGTGCTGCGCTGCAAGCCCGGCCGGCGGGCCGGTGAATTTTCCATCGAATTCGACGGGCGCTACTGGGATGAACCGGTCATTACCGCTAACTACGAGCTCCAGCGCATGCTGCTGCAAAAGGCCCATGCCATTGCCCCGCCTGCCCCGGAGCAAAGCCTGCATGCCCGTATCCATCACTATTTACTGACCAACGCCTACCTCGGCATCATTTCTTTGGAAGACATCGCCGCCAACTTCAACACGAGCGCCCGCAGCCTGCAGCGCCGGCTGAAAGACGAAGGCGTGAAGTTCCAGGACGTGGCGGACGATGTGCGCAAAACCCTCGCCCTTCACTACCTTTCCTCCGGTAACTATCCCCTGAAAGAAGTGAGCGGCATGCTGGGATACAACGAACTGAGCGCTTTCACCCGGGCCTTCAAACGGTGGACGGGTAACACACCCGGCCATTACCAGCAAAACTAG